The Streptomyces cynarae genome contains a region encoding:
- a CDS encoding MarR family winged helix-turn-helix transcriptional regulator → MAVKTADSRLEDQWRDILSVHARTMCEIDRVLHPHGLGASDFEVLDILAAETPAHGDQCRVQNIAGRVHLSQSALSRLIGRLEKDGLVLRSVCEEDRRGVWVALTEKGRALHAEVLPLQREVLARTLTSWPGRPV, encoded by the coding sequence CGAGGATCAGTGGCGGGACATCCTGTCGGTGCACGCGCGCACCATGTGCGAGATCGACCGTGTGCTCCACCCCCACGGCCTGGGCGCCAGCGACTTCGAGGTCCTCGACATCCTCGCCGCCGAGACGCCCGCCCACGGCGACCAGTGCCGGGTGCAGAACATCGCCGGGCGCGTCCATCTGAGCCAGAGCGCGCTGTCCCGGCTGATCGGGCGGCTGGAGAAGGACGGCCTGGTGCTGCGCTCGGTGTGCGAGGAGGACCGGCGCGGCGTATGGGTCGCCCTGACCGAGAAGGGCCGCGCGCTGCACGCCGAGGTGCTGCCGCTGCAACGCGAGGTCCTCGCCCGCACGCTGACGTCCTGGCCCGGCCGACCCGTCTGA